A portion of the Archocentrus centrarchus isolate MPI-CPG fArcCen1 chromosome 19, fArcCen1, whole genome shotgun sequence genome contains these proteins:
- the LOC115798182 gene encoding integrin alpha-M-like, with amino-acid sequence MDWINIVPIYLSVLNAALCFNIDPVAWKTLRSSAAGFGYQVVQRQSDLVVSAPLEQYSQNERGKIYKCSTSAQNCQNLPFKAPGFAVNMSLGLIMKSDPTTQNTVVCGPTIPKVCKSITMFSGVCFQMNHNNKFEPPIPSSLQECQSQADIAFLLDGSGSVSPRDFLTMKKFVKDLILSFLSGDTQFSVSQFSRSPQVEFHFKKFSSSGSVDKDINGIKQLQRTTYTAKAIKNVAEKVFTSQSGSRPNVKKVLIVITDGESNDRKDLRGAAQLAENKNIVRFAIGVGNAFKKHAAKQELNTIASPPSDKYVFQVENFNALEIIRQNLQDKIFSIEGSQSSGESLKMEMSQEGFSAAFVPEGIQMSIVGANQWKGGYVQYTRGQKVKTYEDVSLEPDSYLGYSMAIAKTQSGSLTIVGAPRYKHRGVVVAVNRESFENQTIEPFASQYQTGEYFGAEVCAMDIDNDGITDLIFISAPMHLEPNGEGRVYVCRLTGLFVECNFNEPLILRGHAAVKGRFGSSLAVLPDLNSDGFRDLAVGAPLENDGEGSIYIFNSEGRRISPTYSQRITGSEVQSGLKFFGLSISQSSFDQSGDKLPDLVVGSKGKVVLLRSRPIVMVEAEVSFSPKQIPTQNVDCSKPLENTATICFTMSRVSTVNTAQARINYILTLDATRKPPNSRAYISGKQREQSGSVTVDVGEKKCLTLTFHIEACPEDALSALSNELKFTFDGLPSNTNLRPSLAPQAQTTIYPLGFEISCGTDNECVDSLKVDFNFTRSSEVKVGIDELLDVTVTVENRGENSYNSRVILTYPAGLSYRKFTILQGRIECNSLDSEDGLSRGSTDCSIDKPIFKSKTKASFIVSYGVDTNSQLERRIFVTANATSGNQEHAATSQLYKKKSINVKYSIFMTFESSLSYNNFTFGMNNLQKPVQQSIQVTNDIRALNFTVVIRVPVKLGEKDIWVDLNSLQISDCQRGNDEESGVRNFVPQIQENKVVDCSVARCRVFKCNTFMGIRESRTYKISSNLSSGWIEQIGLQSAKFLLTSTASLEYDKNQYIYFSIGSNNNPPVRKIEAEVEVYPKPDFTRAIVGGSLGGLALLTLLTAGLYKAGFFKSKYKQMMNENAEGSPDPGTDAGTEAGAPPAE; translated from the exons ATGGACTGGATAAATATTGTTCCAATTTACTTGTCAG TGCTAAATGCTGCACTTTGTTTCAACATTGATCCTGTGGCCTGGAAGACCCTGAGGAGCTCTGCTGCTGGTTTTGGCTACCAGGTGGTTCAAAGACAATCAGA TTTGGTCGTCAGCGCTCCACTTGAACAGTATTCACAAAATGAAAGAGGGAAGATATATAAGTGCTCCACCTCTGCCCAAAATTGCCAGAATCTACCATTTAAAG CACCAGGTTTTGCAGTCAACATGTCGCTTGGTTTGATAATGAAAAGTGATcccacaacacaaaacactgtg GTCTGCGGTCCAACTATTCCAAAGGTCTGCAAAAGTATCACCATGTTCAGCGGTGTGTGCTTTCAGATGAACCATAACAATAAATTTGAACCACCCATACCTTCTTCTCTTCAAG AGTGCCAATCACAAGCAGACATCGCTTTTCTGTTGGATGGTTCAGGCAGCGTATCTCCTCGAGATTTTCTAACAATGAAGAAGTTTGTGAAAGATCTAATCCTGTCATTTCTCTCAGGTGACACGCAG ttttctgtttccCAGTTCTCTCGTTCACCACAGGTTGAGTTtcactttaagaaattttcCTCATCTGGATCAGTAGACAAAGACATCAATGGAATCAAACAACTGCAGAGAACTACTTACACAGCTAAGGCCATCAAAAATGTTGC GGAAAAGGTTTTCACATCACAAAGTGGTTCCAGACCAAATGTGAAGAAGGTCTTGATAGTAATTACTGATGGAGAATCCAATGACCGGAAGGATCTGCGAGGTGCAGCACAGCTAGCAGAGAATAAAAACATTGTTCGATTTGCTATTGGG GTGGGGAATGCATTTAAGAAACATGCAGcaaaacaagaactgaacaCCATTGCATCGCCTCCTTCAGACAAATATGTGTTTCAAGTGGAGAACTTCAATGCACTTGAAATAATAAGACAGAACCTGCAGGACAAAATTTTCTCCATTGAAG GCTCTCAAAGCAGTGGAGAGTCACTGAAAATGGAAATGTCTCAGGAAGgattcagtgcagcttttgtgcCTGAG GGAATTCAAATGTCTATTGTTGGTGCAAACCAGTGGAAGGGAGGCTACGTGCAGTACACAAGGGGCCAGAAGGTGAAAACATATGAGGATGTGTCTTTGGAGCCTGACAGTTATCTTG GTTACTCCATGGCAATTGCTAAAACCCAAAGTGGTTCTCTGACAATTGTTGGTGCTCCAAGATACAAACACAGAGGAGTTGTGGTCGCCGTTAACAGAGAAAGCTTTGAAAACCAAACAATTGAACCCTTTGCATCACAG TATCAGACTGGTGAATATTTCGGGGCAGAGGTGTGTGCCATGGACATAGATAATGATGGCATCACTGATCTAATCTTCATATCTGCCCCAATGCACTTGGAGCCTAATGGAGAGGGAAGAGTTTATGTTTGCAGATTAACTGGTTTG TTTGTAGAGTGTAATTTTAATGAACCATTAATACTAAGAGGACATGCAGCTGTCAAAGGAAGGTTCGGCTCTTCTCTTGCTGTGCTGCCTGATCTAAACTCAGATGGATTCAGGGATTTGGCAGTTGGAGCACCTTTGGAGAATGATGGTGAAGGCAGCATCTACATATTCAACAGTGAAGGAAGAAGAATCAGTCCTACTTACTCACAG AGAATTACTGGCTCTGAGGTTCAGTCAGGACTGAAGTTCTTCGGCctatcaatcagtcaatcatcATTTGACCAGAGTGGTGATAAACTGCCTGACTTAGTGGTGGGTTCAAAGGGCAAAGTTGTCTTACTGAG ATCAAGACCCATAGTGATGGTAGAAGCTGAGGTGTCATTCAGCCCAAAGCAAATTCCTACTCAGAATGTAGACTGTTCAAAACCACTGGAGAACACAGCTACAATCTGCTTTACCATGAGCAGAGTATCTACAGTCAACACAG CTCAAGCAAGgattaattatattttaacacTGGATGCCACTCGCAAACCTCCAAACAGCCGAGCTTACATCAGTGGGAAACAACGAGAGCAGTCTGGATCAGTTACTGTTGacgtgggggaaaaaaagtgtttaactCTGACATTCCATATTGAG GCCTGTCCAGAAGATGCTCTCAGTGCGCTTTCCAATGAGCTCAAATTCACATTTGATGGTTTGCCCTCAAACACAAATCTCAGACCAAGTCTCGCCCCACAGGCTCAAACCACCATTTATCCT TTAGGGTTTGAAATCAGCTGTGGCACTGACAACGAATGTGTTGATAGCCTGAAAGTGGATTTCAACTTCACCAG ATCCTCAGAGGTTAAAGTGGGCATTGATGAGCTTTTGGATGTCACAGTCACAGTGGAAAACAGAGGGGAAAACTCCTACAACAGCCGTGTTATTCTCACCTACCCAGCTGGACTCTCCTACAGGAAGTTCACCATTCTGCAG GGAAGAATTGAGTGCAACTCCTTGGACAGTGAAGATGGTTTATCACGAGGAAGCACAGACTGCTCTATTGACAAGCCAATTTTCAAAAGCAAAACtaag GCTTCCTTCATTGTCTCCTATGGGGTTGACACCAATAGTCAGCTTGAGAGGAGGATTTTTGTCACTGCAAATGCCACCAG tggaAATCAGGAGCATGCTGCTACAAGTCAACTCTACAAAAAGAAATCGATCAATGTGAAGTACAGCATTTTTATGACATTTGAAAG CTCCCTCAGCTACAACAATTTCACATTTGGGATGAATAATTTACAGAAACCAGTGCAACAATCTATCCAG GTTACAAATGATATCAGAGCGCTTAATTTCACTGTGGTGATCAGGGTTCCAGTGAAGCTCGGTGAAAAAGACATTTGGGTGGATTTGAACAGTCTACAG attTCAGATTGTCAGAGAGGAAATGATGAAGAATCGGGTGTCAGAAATTTTGTTCCTCAGATACAAGAGAATAAAGTAGTG GACTGCTCTGTAGCCAGGTGCAGAGTGTTTAAGTGCAACACATTCATGGGAATACGGGAGAGCAGGACGTACAAAATCTCTTCCAACCTCAGTTCAGGATGGATAGAGCAG ATTGGACTTCAATCTGCCAAATTCCTCTTGACCAGCACAGCCAGTCTGGAGTACGACAAAAACCAGTACATCTACTTTTCAATAGGGTCCAACAACAATCCTCCAGTTCGCAAG ATTGAGGCAGAGGTAGAAGTGTATCCTAAACCAGATTTCACCAGAGCGATTGTCGGAGGATCCCTGGGAGGGTTGGCTTTACTGACTTTACTCACTGCTGGCCTGTATAAG GCTGGATTTTTCAagagtaaatacaaacagaTGATGAATGAAAATGCAGAAGGCAGTCCAGATCCAGGGACTGATGCAGGGACTGAGGCAGGTGCACCCCCAGCAGAATAA